A part of Loxodonta africana isolate mLoxAfr1 chromosome 11, mLoxAfr1.hap2, whole genome shotgun sequence genomic DNA contains:
- the TRIM28 gene encoding transcription intermediary factor 1-beta isoform X1: MAASAAAAAAAASAASGSPGPGEGSAGGEKRAAASSAAGSASASASSPGSGGGEVLELLEHCGLCRERLRPEREPRLLPCLHSACNACLGPAAPAASNSSGDGGAAGDSAVVDCPVCKQQCFYKDIVENYFMRDSGSKAATDSQDANQCCTSCEDNAPATSYCVECSEPLCETCVEAHQRVKYTKDHTVRSTGPAKTRDGERTVYCSVHKHEPLVLFCESCDTLTCRDCQLNAHKDHQYQFLEDAVRNQRKLLASLVKRLGDKHATLQKSTKEVRSSIRQVSDVQKRVQVDVKMAILQIMKELNKRGRVLVNDAQKVTEGQQERLERQHWTMTKIQKHQEHILRFASWALESDNNTALLLSKKLIYFQLHRALKMIVDPVEPHGEMKFQWDLNAWTKSAEAFGKIVAERSGTNSTGPAPMAPPRAPGPLSKQGSGSSQPMEVQEGYGFGSVDDPYSSAEPHVSGVKRSRSGDGEVSGLMRKVPRVSLERLDLDLTADSQPPVFKVFPGNTTEDYNLIVIERGGAAAAAGQPGTAPPGAPGAPPLPGMAIVKEEETEAAIGAPPAAAEGPETKPVLMALAEGPGSEGPRLASPSGSTSSGLEVVAPEGASASSGGPGALDDSATICRVCQKPGDLVMCNQCEFCFHLDCHLPALQDVPGEEWSCSLCHVLPDLKEEDGSLNLDEADTTGVVAKLSPANQRKCERVLLALFCHEPCRPLHQLATDSTFSLDQPGGTLDLTLIRARLQEKLSPPYSSPQEFAQDVGRMFKQFNKLTEDKADVQSIIGLQRFFETRMNEAFGDTKFSAVLVEPPPLSLPGAGLGAPELSGGPSDGL, from the exons ATGGCGGCctcggcagcggcggcggcggcggcggcctcGGCTGCGTCGGGTAGCCCCGGCCCAGGCGAGGGCTCGGCGGGTGGCGAGAAGCGTGCCGCCGCCTCATCGGCTGCAGGCTCGGCTTCGGCCTCGGCGTCGTCGCCCGGTTCGGGCGGTGGCGAGGTGCTGGAGCTGCTGGAGCATTGCGGCCTGTGTCGAGAGCGCCTGCGGCCCGAGCGGGAGCCGCGCCTGCTCCCCTGCCTGCACTCGGCCTGCAACGCCTGCCTCGGGCCTGCCGCACCCGCCGCGTCCAATAGCTCAGGAGACGGCGGCGCGGCGGGGGACAGCGCGG TGGTGGATTGTCCCGTGTGCAAGCAGCAGTGCTTCTACAAAGATATCGTGGAAAACTATTTTATGCGCGACAGTGGTAGCAAGGCTGCCACCGATTCCCAGGATGCTAATCAG TGCTGCACCAGCTGTGAGGATAATGCACCCGCCACCAGCTACTGCGTGGAATGCTCCGAACCGCTTTGTGAGACATGTGTGGAGGCACACCAGCGGGTGAAGTACACCAAGGACCACACTGTGCGATCCACTG GGCCGGCTAAGACGCGGGATGGCGAGCGCACTGTGTACTGCAGCGTACACAAGCACGAGCCCCTTGTGCTGTTTTGCGAGAGCTGTGACACCCTCACCTGTCGGGACTGCCAGCTCAATGCCCACAAGGACCATCA GTACCAGTTTCTGGAGGATGCAGTGAGGAACCAGCGCAAGCTCCTGGCCTCGTTGGTGAAGCGCCTGGGGGACAAGCATGCCACGCTGCAGAAGAGTACCAAGGAGGTTCGCAGCTC AATCCGCCAGGTGTCAGACGTGCAGAAGCGTGTGCAGGTGGATGTTAAGATGGCCATTCTGCAGATAATGAAGGAGCTGAATAAGCGCGGTCGCGTGTTGGTCAATGATGCCCAG AAGGTGACCGAGGGGCAGCAGGAGCGGCTGGAGCGGCAGCACTGGACCATGACCAAGATccagaagcaccaggagcatatcCTGCGCTTTGCCTCCTGGGCCCTGGAGAGTGACAACAACACGGCTTTGCTGCTGTCCAAGAAGCTG ATCTACTTCCAGCTGCACCGTGCTCTCAAGATGATCGTGGACCCCGTGGAGCCACACGGCGAGATGAAATTCCAGTGGGACCTGAACGCCTGGACCAAGAGTGCTGAGGCCTTCG GCAAGATCGTGGCAGAGCGCTCGGGCACCAACTCCACAGGCCCTGCACCCATGGCCCCTCCGCGGGCCCCTGGCCCACTGAGCAAGCAGGGCTCGGGCAGCAGCCAG CCCATGGAGGTACAGGAAGGCTACGGCTTTGGGTCAG TAGATGACCCCTACTCCAGTGCGGAGCCTCACGTATCGGGTGTGAAGCG GTCTCGCTCTGGTGACGGTGAGGTGAGCGGCCTCATGCGCAAGGTGCCGCGGGTGAGCCTCGAGCGCCTGGACTTGGACCTCACAGCCGACAGCCAGCCACCCGTATTCAAGGTGTTTCCAGGCAACACCACAGAGGACTACAATCTCATTGTCATCGAGCGTGGTGGTGCTGCCGCGGCTGCCGGTCAGCCAGGGACTGCACCCCCTGGAGCCCCTGGAGCTCCGCCCCTGCCTGGCATGGCCATTGTCAAG GAGGAAGAGACAGAGGCAGCAATTGGAGCTCCGCCTGCTGCTGCTGAAGGCCCCGAGACCAAGCCCGTGCTGATGGCCCTGGCAGAGGGCCCTGGTTCTGAGGGCCCCCGCCTGGCCTCACCCAGTGGTAGCACCAGCTCGGGTCTGGAGGTGGTGGCCCCTGAAGGTGCCTCAGCCTCATCTGGTGGCCCAGGTGCCCTGGACGACAGCGCCACCATCTGTCGCGTCTGCCAGAAGCCAGGTGACCTGGTCATGTGCAACCAGTGCGAATTTTGCTTCCACCTGGACTGCCACCTGCCGGCTCTGCAGGATGTGCCAGG GGAAGAGTGGAGCTGTTCACTTTGCCATGTGCTCCCTGACCTGAAGGAGGAGGACGGGAGCCTCAACCTGGATGAGGCCGACACAACTGGTGTGGTGGCCAAGCTTTCACCGGCCAACCAGCGG AAGTGTGAGCGTGTCCTGCTGGCCCTGTTCTGCCATGAGCCGTGCCGGCCCCTGCACCAGCTGGCCACTGACTCCACCTTCTCCTTG GACCAGCCTGGGGGCACCCTGGACCTGACACTGATCCGTGCCCGTCTCCAGGAGAAATTATCACCTCCCTACAGTTCCCCCCAGGAATTTGCCCAGGATGTGGGGCGTATGTTCAAGCAGTTCAACAAGCTGACAGAG GACAAGGCGGACGTGCAGTCCATCATTGGTCTGCAACGCTTTTTTGAGACGCGCATGAATGAAGCTTTTGGCGACACCAAGTTCTCAGCAGTGCTGGTCGAGCCTCCACCACTGAGCCTACCTGGTGCTGGTCTGGGGGCCCCAGAGCTGTCTGGTGGCCCCAGTGATGGCCTCTGA
- the UBE2M gene encoding NEDD8-conjugating enzyme Ubc12, whose amino-acid sequence MIKLFSLKQQKKEEESAGGTKGSSKKASAAQLRIQKDINELNLPKTCDINFSDPDDLLNFKLVICPDEGFYKSGKFVFSFKVGQGYPHDPPKVKCETMVYHPNIDLEGNVCLNILREDWKPVLTINSIIYGLQYLFLEPNPEDPLNKEAAEVLQNNRRLFEQNVQRSMRGGYIGSTYFERCLK is encoded by the exons atGATCAAGCTGTTCTCGCTGAAGCagcagaagaaggaggaggagtcGGCCGGCGGCACCAAGGGCAGCAGCAAGAAGGCGTCGGCGGCGCAGCTGCGGATCCAGAAGG ACATAAACGAGCTGAACTTGCCCAAGACCTGTGATATCAACTTTTCAGACCCGGACGATCTCCTCAACTTCAAGCTGGTCATCTGTCCCGATGAG GGCTTCTACAAAAGTGGGAAGTTTGTGTTCAGTTTTAAG GTGGGTCAGGGTTACCCACATGACCCCCCCAAGGTGAAGTGTGAGACAATGGTCTATCATCCCAACATCGACCTCGAGGGCAATGTCTGCCTCAACATCCTCAG AGAGGACTGGAAGCCAGTCCTTACGATAAACTCCATAATTTATGGTCTGCAGTATCTCTTCTTG GAGCCCAACCCCGAGGACCCACTGAACAAGGAAGCTGCTGAGGTCCTGCAGAACAACCGACGGCTGTTTGAGCAGAATGTGCAGCGCTCTATGCGGGGTGGCTACATCGGCTCCACCTATTTCGAGCGCTGCCTCAAATAG
- the TRIM28 gene encoding transcription intermediary factor 1-beta isoform X2, giving the protein MAASAAAAAAAASAASGSPGPGEGSAGGEKRAAASSAAGSASASASSPGSGGGEVLELLEHCGLCRERLRPEREPRLLPCLHSACNACLGPAAPAASNSSGDGGAAGDSAVVDCPVCKQQCFYKDIVENYFMRDSGSKAATDSQDANQCCTSCEDNAPATSYCVECSEPLCETCVEAHQRVKYTKDHTVRSTGPAKTRDGERTVYCSVHKHEPLVLFCESCDTLTCRDCQLNAHKDHQYQFLEDAVRNQRKLLASLVKRLGDKHATLQKSTKEVRSSIRQVSDVQKRVQVDVKMAILQIMKELNKRGRVLVNDAQKVTEGQQERLERQHWTMTKIQKHQEHILRFASWALESDNNTALLLSKKLIYFQLHRALKMIVDPVEPHGEMKFQWDLNAWTKSAEAFGKIVAERSGTNSTGPAPMAPPRAPGPLSKQGSGSSQPMEVQEGYGFGSDDPYSSAEPHVSGVKRSRSGDGEVSGLMRKVPRVSLERLDLDLTADSQPPVFKVFPGNTTEDYNLIVIERGGAAAAAGQPGTAPPGAPGAPPLPGMAIVKEEETEAAIGAPPAAAEGPETKPVLMALAEGPGSEGPRLASPSGSTSSGLEVVAPEGASASSGGPGALDDSATICRVCQKPGDLVMCNQCEFCFHLDCHLPALQDVPGEEWSCSLCHVLPDLKEEDGSLNLDEADTTGVVAKLSPANQRKCERVLLALFCHEPCRPLHQLATDSTFSLDQPGGTLDLTLIRARLQEKLSPPYSSPQEFAQDVGRMFKQFNKLTEDKADVQSIIGLQRFFETRMNEAFGDTKFSAVLVEPPPLSLPGAGLGAPELSGGPSDGL; this is encoded by the exons ATGGCGGCctcggcagcggcggcggcggcggcggcctcGGCTGCGTCGGGTAGCCCCGGCCCAGGCGAGGGCTCGGCGGGTGGCGAGAAGCGTGCCGCCGCCTCATCGGCTGCAGGCTCGGCTTCGGCCTCGGCGTCGTCGCCCGGTTCGGGCGGTGGCGAGGTGCTGGAGCTGCTGGAGCATTGCGGCCTGTGTCGAGAGCGCCTGCGGCCCGAGCGGGAGCCGCGCCTGCTCCCCTGCCTGCACTCGGCCTGCAACGCCTGCCTCGGGCCTGCCGCACCCGCCGCGTCCAATAGCTCAGGAGACGGCGGCGCGGCGGGGGACAGCGCGG TGGTGGATTGTCCCGTGTGCAAGCAGCAGTGCTTCTACAAAGATATCGTGGAAAACTATTTTATGCGCGACAGTGGTAGCAAGGCTGCCACCGATTCCCAGGATGCTAATCAG TGCTGCACCAGCTGTGAGGATAATGCACCCGCCACCAGCTACTGCGTGGAATGCTCCGAACCGCTTTGTGAGACATGTGTGGAGGCACACCAGCGGGTGAAGTACACCAAGGACCACACTGTGCGATCCACTG GGCCGGCTAAGACGCGGGATGGCGAGCGCACTGTGTACTGCAGCGTACACAAGCACGAGCCCCTTGTGCTGTTTTGCGAGAGCTGTGACACCCTCACCTGTCGGGACTGCCAGCTCAATGCCCACAAGGACCATCA GTACCAGTTTCTGGAGGATGCAGTGAGGAACCAGCGCAAGCTCCTGGCCTCGTTGGTGAAGCGCCTGGGGGACAAGCATGCCACGCTGCAGAAGAGTACCAAGGAGGTTCGCAGCTC AATCCGCCAGGTGTCAGACGTGCAGAAGCGTGTGCAGGTGGATGTTAAGATGGCCATTCTGCAGATAATGAAGGAGCTGAATAAGCGCGGTCGCGTGTTGGTCAATGATGCCCAG AAGGTGACCGAGGGGCAGCAGGAGCGGCTGGAGCGGCAGCACTGGACCATGACCAAGATccagaagcaccaggagcatatcCTGCGCTTTGCCTCCTGGGCCCTGGAGAGTGACAACAACACGGCTTTGCTGCTGTCCAAGAAGCTG ATCTACTTCCAGCTGCACCGTGCTCTCAAGATGATCGTGGACCCCGTGGAGCCACACGGCGAGATGAAATTCCAGTGGGACCTGAACGCCTGGACCAAGAGTGCTGAGGCCTTCG GCAAGATCGTGGCAGAGCGCTCGGGCACCAACTCCACAGGCCCTGCACCCATGGCCCCTCCGCGGGCCCCTGGCCCACTGAGCAAGCAGGGCTCGGGCAGCAGCCAG CCCATGGAGGTACAGGAAGGCTACGGCTTTGGGTCAG ATGACCCCTACTCCAGTGCGGAGCCTCACGTATCGGGTGTGAAGCG GTCTCGCTCTGGTGACGGTGAGGTGAGCGGCCTCATGCGCAAGGTGCCGCGGGTGAGCCTCGAGCGCCTGGACTTGGACCTCACAGCCGACAGCCAGCCACCCGTATTCAAGGTGTTTCCAGGCAACACCACAGAGGACTACAATCTCATTGTCATCGAGCGTGGTGGTGCTGCCGCGGCTGCCGGTCAGCCAGGGACTGCACCCCCTGGAGCCCCTGGAGCTCCGCCCCTGCCTGGCATGGCCATTGTCAAG GAGGAAGAGACAGAGGCAGCAATTGGAGCTCCGCCTGCTGCTGCTGAAGGCCCCGAGACCAAGCCCGTGCTGATGGCCCTGGCAGAGGGCCCTGGTTCTGAGGGCCCCCGCCTGGCCTCACCCAGTGGTAGCACCAGCTCGGGTCTGGAGGTGGTGGCCCCTGAAGGTGCCTCAGCCTCATCTGGTGGCCCAGGTGCCCTGGACGACAGCGCCACCATCTGTCGCGTCTGCCAGAAGCCAGGTGACCTGGTCATGTGCAACCAGTGCGAATTTTGCTTCCACCTGGACTGCCACCTGCCGGCTCTGCAGGATGTGCCAGG GGAAGAGTGGAGCTGTTCACTTTGCCATGTGCTCCCTGACCTGAAGGAGGAGGACGGGAGCCTCAACCTGGATGAGGCCGACACAACTGGTGTGGTGGCCAAGCTTTCACCGGCCAACCAGCGG AAGTGTGAGCGTGTCCTGCTGGCCCTGTTCTGCCATGAGCCGTGCCGGCCCCTGCACCAGCTGGCCACTGACTCCACCTTCTCCTTG GACCAGCCTGGGGGCACCCTGGACCTGACACTGATCCGTGCCCGTCTCCAGGAGAAATTATCACCTCCCTACAGTTCCCCCCAGGAATTTGCCCAGGATGTGGGGCGTATGTTCAAGCAGTTCAACAAGCTGACAGAG GACAAGGCGGACGTGCAGTCCATCATTGGTCTGCAACGCTTTTTTGAGACGCGCATGAATGAAGCTTTTGGCGACACCAAGTTCTCAGCAGTGCTGGTCGAGCCTCCACCACTGAGCCTACCTGGTGCTGGTCTGGGGGCCCCAGAGCTGTCTGGTGGCCCCAGTGATGGCCTCTGA
- the CHMP2A gene encoding charged multivesicular body protein 2a: protein MDLLFGRRKTPEELLRQNQRALNRAMRELDRERQKLETQEKKIIADIKKMAKQGQMDAVRIMAKDLVRTRRYVRKFVLMRANIQAVSLKIQTLKSNNSMAQAMKGVTKAMGTMNRQLKLPQIQKIMMEFERQAEIMDMKEEMMNDAIDDAMGDEEDEEESDAVVSQVLDELGLSLTDELSNLPSTGGSLSVAAGGKKAEAAASALADADADLEERLKNLRRD, encoded by the exons ATGGACCTGTTGTTTGGGCGCCGGAAGACGCCAGAGGAGCTGTTGAGACAGAACCAGCGGGCCCTGAACCGTGCCATGCGGGAGCTGGACCGGGAGCGACAGAAGCTGGAGACCCAGGAGAAGAAAATCATTGCAGACATTAAGAAGATGGCCAAACAAGGCCAGATG GATGCCGTGCGTATCATGGCCAAGGATCTGGTACGCACCCGGCGCTATGTGCGCAAATTCGTGTTGATGCGGGCCAACATCCAGGCCGTGTCCCTCAAGATCCAGACACTCAAGTCCAACAACTCAATGGCGCAAGCCATGAAGGGCGTCACCAAGGCTATGGGCACCATGAACAGACAG CTGAAGCTTCCCCAGATCCAGAAGATCATGATGGAGTTTGAACGGCAGGCAGAGATTATGGACATGAAGGAGGAGATGATGAACGACGCCATTGATGATGCCATGGGTGATGAGGAAGATGAGGAGGAGAG TGATGCTGTCGTGTCCCAAGTCCTGGATGAGCTAGGACTAAGCCTGACAGACGAGCTGTCCA ATCTCCCTTCCACAGGGGGCTCACTCAGCGTAGCTGCCGGTGGGAAGAAAGCGGAGGCTGCAGCCTCAGCCCTGGCTGATGCAGACGCAGACCTGGAGGAACGGCTTAAGAACCTGCGGAGGGACTGA